The region GCAAAAATTGCAATTCTTCTATCTGAAGATAATCGCAATAAATTATTAGATAATTTTAATAATGTACGCAAACTGAAAATCAGAAAGATTATCGATAACTTTGAGAACAACCAGTTACAAATTCCGTTCTCAAGATTTGAAAAAATCTGTGAAGATTTAATGGACAGAGTTCAGGAACTAAAAGAAAACGGTAAAATTCAGGTACCGCAGATAAATCTTGATGAATCAATTTTAAACAGCTCGAATGAACTGTCAGATTTTTCTGACAACCTGCCCCGCTTCAATTTTTATCACAACGACCAGCACGATCTAATCTCCTGGTGGAACTTAGCAGCAAAGAACATAAAAGCTCTTTTCGGTAAGCGGGCACAGACTGAAGACATCATCCTTGAAAGATTGGATGATGAATTCAGTGTTGAAATTTTCACTCATTCAATCGATGCACTTAGAAAAAATGAATTTAGGGACAAAGTTGAGGAAGTAAGGGCTGCTGCTTTTAAAGAATATGAACTGCGCTTAAATCTTATTGAATATTTTCTGCTGGACCTGATTGATAAACAGAGCAACCGCTTTTTTGCATCCAGACTCGCAGCCCTTTTCCCGGAACCTGAATCAATGCGTTCCAGGCTTCTACAGGACGGTCCCCTGCTCCTTATTCCGGCTGTGAAAGATGAACTCACAGCCGAAGACATCGCCATGTCTCTTTTTAAGCTTAAACTGATCTATGACGACTTAGGAGTTACAGGAATCGAAAAGCTTACAAATAAATCCAATATAAATTATTTCACAAAGGGGTTATCGATAAGCTTATCTAAAATGCCTCAAGATTATGCTGAACATATCATCGCAGAACGCAAAAAAGCAGAGCTGCATGATTTCGCTATCAAGCAGAAAATGGTCATCGATGCCGCCACATGCATTCGGGATAATGTCAGCATCTATCTTATGCTTGAGTTGATGAGCAGCTATACTGTTTATGATTTTGAAGAATAGATAACGGAAGGTTATCAGAAGTTCATCAATTCCTTATTTCTGCTGCAAATAATTAAGCTTATATCTTACGACGTTCGGATTTGGGTAGGTATCGACAATCTTTTGCAGCAACTCCGCAGCACGCTTGTACTCATGGCGATGTTCATAAATATCCGCGAGTGTAAAGCATGCTTCCGCATGTATTTCTTCCGGAACATTTTCCATTCCCAATAATTCATTCAGTTCCGATTCTGCCCTGTCCCAAGCCTGAATTAATGTCAGGGTTGTAGCCATTTCAAACATTGCCCGGGCTTTTGTCTTCTGATTATCTGTAGTTTCCACTATGTCACTATACGTATAAATAGCGAGGTCATAGTTTCTAAGATTACGGAATGTATCGGCCAGCAGAGATCTTGTGGAATCAAGTTGTTCTTGAGGCTGGTCGGGAAATTCAAGACTTTTTTCAAGAGCTTCGGCAGCAGTTCTATACTGTCCGGTACGGATATACATTTCAGCAAGCTGACGCTTCAGCTTAGCTCCCTGCTTGGGGTTATGACCGAATTCAAGATACATGGCTTCAAGAATTGCGATCCCCTGTTCGCTGTCATGGCGCACTTCAGCTGCAATTTTAATAAGGCAATTCCAAGCTTCAAGACGTTCCTTTCCCTGAGGATTATCTTGTAAATATCTTTCAAAACCTTTTTCAGAATCAGCATAAAAACCGCTTATAAAATCAGCTCTTGCCTTATCTAACACTTCCGAAGATTTATCAGCTGGTTTATCGCACCCCTGCGCCATAAGCAGCAGGGATGCGATAATTATAACAAAGAATCTTTTCATTATTCGGATTCGTCGCCTTCAGTTTCGGAAATTAATTCATCATTAGTATCCTGAACAAGATCAAAACCGACAACATGGTCATTTTCATCCATGCGTACAAGGCGAACTCCCTGAGTAGCGCGACCAACAAGGGAAACATCTTTCACACCCATGCGGATGATTTTGTTTCCGGAGGTCAACAGCACAACTTCATCTTCAGGAGAAACCATGATGGAACCGAGAACCTTACCGGTCTTTGTGGTCACCCTCATACTGATGATGCCTTTACCGCCACGGGTCTGTAAACGATGCTGCTCGATGTCGGTGCGCTTACCATATCCGCCTTCGGAGATAGTCAGCAGCTGGCAACGTTCTGCATCGCCGGTTACAACACCGGAAACAACCTTATCACCGGGGCGAAGGGCTATGCCTTTAACACCGCTGGCCACCCGGCCCATAGCGCGGGCATCCTGACAGCTGAAGCGGATGGAGGTACCGTTTTTAGTAACCAGTACAGCTTCGGAATCAGCAGTGATTTCCTTAACTGTGATCAGTTCATCACCTTCTTTAAGGGCAACGGCGCGAATACCGGACTGGCGGCAGTTGCGGTAAAGAGCGATGGAAGAACGCTTGATCATTCCATTCTTGGTTACGAACAGGAAGAAACTTTCCTCTTCAAACTCACGCATGGTCAAAGCAGTAGCGATGGTTTCATCCTTTTCAAGGGGCAGCAGGTTGGCGATATGAGCGCCTCTTGCGATGCGGCTTGCTTCAGGTACCTGATGAACTTTGATTTTGAACATCTTACCCTTGGAAGTAAACAGCAGCAGATATTGATGGTTCGAGGTGGTCAGGAAGGTGTGGATAAAATCACCATCCTTGGTCTGAACACCTGCAATACCTTTACCGCCACGCTTCTGCTTATGGTAGTTGGAAAGCGGAGTACGCTTGATGTAACCCCTTCTGGAAAGAGTAATGACAGCGTCGTCATCGGGGATCAGATCTTCGATGTCGATATCATCGGGGTTGTGATCCATGAGCACGGTCTTACGCTCTGTCGCGTAGTTTTCTTTAATCTCGACCAGCTCATCGCGGATAACACCTTTAAGCACTTCCTCATTAGCGAGAATGGACTTGAAGTATTCGATCTTCTTGAGAATCTCTGCGTATTCTTCAAGCAGTTTTTCATGCTCGAGGTTGGTAAGTCTCTGCAATCGCATATCGAGAATGGCCTGAGCCTGAACCTTGGAAAGTTCAAATCTTTCCATAAGTCCGATACGTGCATCATCACCGTTTTTGGAAGCGCGGATAATTTTGACAACTTCATCAATGTTATCAAGGGCGATGCGCAGACCTTCGAGAATGTGGGCGCGTTTTTCGCACTTATCGAGATCGAAACGGGTGCGGCGGATAATGACTTCACGGCGATGTTCAAGAAATGCGGACAGAACCTGTTTCAGGTTCATAAGCATCGGCCTGTTACCGGAAACAGCCATCATGTTGATGCCGAAACTTGTTTCAAGCTGGGTGAATTTATAGAGTGAGTTGATGATGATATCAGCTATTGCGCCCTTTTTGAGGTCGACTACAACGCGGATACCTTTACGGTCGGATTCATCACGCAGGTCGGATACACCTTCAATCTTACCTTCACCTACCAGCTGGGCGATCTTCTCGACCATACTGGATTTATTCAAAGCGTAAGGAATCTCGGTGATGACGATGGACTGACGGCCGTTTTTCTTTTCCTCAACATTCACGACACCGCGAATTTTGATGGAACCGCGTCCGGTCAAGTAAGCTTCACGAAGTCCCTTGCCGCCGAAACAAAGTGCTCCGGTAGGGAAATCAGGACCCTTGATATGGTCCATGAGGTCTTCGATTTCACACTCGGGGGTATCGAGCAGATGCATGGTACCGTTGATCAGCTCTCCGAGGTTGTGAGGCGGAATATTAGTAGCCATACCGACCGCGATACCTGAAGTTCCGTTCAGCAGCAGGTTAGGTACCTTGGTTGGTAGAACAGAAGGTTCCTGCAGTGAGTTATCGTAGTTGTCGCGGAAATCGACAGTCTTTTTTTCAAGGTCAGCCAGAAATTCTGAACTGAGCTTGGACATCCTTGCTTCGGTGTAACGCATAGCCGCAGCGGCGTCGCCGTCAATAGAACCGAAGTTACCCTGACCATCCACCAGAGGATCGCGCATGGAAAATTCCTGCGCCATACGGACCAAAGCGTCGTAAACGGCGGAATCACCATGCGGGTGATATTTACCGATTACATCACCGACAACACGAGCCGATTTTTTATACGCCCTGTTGTAGCTGTTTCCCAGCTCGTGCATGGCGTAGAGAATACGCCTGTGTACAGGCTTCAGGCCGTCCCTTACATCAGGGATGGCGCGGCCTATGATAACGCTCAAGGAGTACTCGAGGTACGATTTCTTAAGCTCTTCTTCAATTGTGATTTGAGGCATTGTTTCTCCGAATTAAATATCAAGCTCTTGAACTGCGAGAGCGTTCTTCTCAATAAAATCCCTACGCGGCTCTACATTATCACCCATGAGATCTTCAAAGATTTCATTGGCGGCAGTAGCGTCCTCGATTGTTACCTGCAACATGGTTCGCTTATCCGGGTCCATGGTGGTTTCCCAGAGCTGCTCGGGGTTCATTTCACCCAGACCTTTGTAGCGCTGCAGGTTGATACCTTTGTAGGATTCTTCCATGACTCCATCGAGCAATCTGAAAATACCGCTGACTTCGACTTCATTCTCACCGCGTGCGATGCGGAAATCAGTACCTTCACAATCGTTAACAATTTTACGGTTGCGGTCATAAGTATTTCTGAAAAGCTTGGAGTTGAA is a window of Maridesulfovibrio sp. DNA encoding:
- a CDS encoding tetratricopeptide repeat protein, which encodes MKRFFVIIIASLLLMAQGCDKPADKSSEVLDKARADFISGFYADSEKGFERYLQDNPQGKERLEAWNCLIKIAAEVRHDSEQGIAILEAMYLEFGHNPKQGAKLKRQLAEMYIRTGQYRTAAEALEKSLEFPDQPQEQLDSTRSLLADTFRNLRNYDLAIYTYSDIVETTDNQKTKARAMFEMATTLTLIQAWDRAESELNELLGMENVPEEIHAEACFTLADIYEHRHEYKRAAELLQKIVDTYPNPNVVRYKLNYLQQK
- the gyrA gene encoding DNA gyrase subunit A, encoding MPQITIEEELKKSYLEYSLSVIIGRAIPDVRDGLKPVHRRILYAMHELGNSYNRAYKKSARVVGDVIGKYHPHGDSAVYDALVRMAQEFSMRDPLVDGQGNFGSIDGDAAAAMRYTEARMSKLSSEFLADLEKKTVDFRDNYDNSLQEPSVLPTKVPNLLLNGTSGIAVGMATNIPPHNLGELINGTMHLLDTPECEIEDLMDHIKGPDFPTGALCFGGKGLREAYLTGRGSIKIRGVVNVEEKKNGRQSIVITEIPYALNKSSMVEKIAQLVGEGKIEGVSDLRDESDRKGIRVVVDLKKGAIADIIINSLYKFTQLETSFGINMMAVSGNRPMLMNLKQVLSAFLEHRREVIIRRTRFDLDKCEKRAHILEGLRIALDNIDEVVKIIRASKNGDDARIGLMERFELSKVQAQAILDMRLQRLTNLEHEKLLEEYAEILKKIEYFKSILANEEVLKGVIRDELVEIKENYATERKTVLMDHNPDDIDIEDLIPDDDAVITLSRRGYIKRTPLSNYHKQKRGGKGIAGVQTKDGDFIHTFLTTSNHQYLLLFTSKGKMFKIKVHQVPEASRIARGAHIANLLPLEKDETIATALTMREFEEESFFLFVTKNGMIKRSSIALYRNCRQSGIRAVALKEGDELITVKEITADSEAVLVTKNGTSIRFSCQDARAMGRVASGVKGIALRPGDKVVSGVVTGDAERCQLLTISEGGYGKRTDIEQHRLQTRGGKGIISMRVTTKTGKVLGSIMVSPEDEVVLLTSGNKIIRMGVKDVSLVGRATQGVRLVRMDENDHVVGFDLVQDTNDELISETEGDESE